In the genome of Hyphobacterium sp. CCMP332, one region contains:
- a CDS encoding T9SS type A sorting domain-containing protein, producing MKFNLLLSTCLWIALSISAHGQSNPFAKNIPSHNGIHRCFSDQIAHEEYNTNPSFRFVVDNGFSQNKSNNNANAVHRFADSIVRIPVVFHVIHNGGAENIALSQIESQIRILNEDFRRIPGTNGFGPGVDTKIEFFLAQKDPNGNCTDGVVRVQSSLTNHTPSQAAQLKALSWWDNTRYLNFWVVNTMGGVLGYATFPGGTPALDGIVCADEYVGDEGTSSGTGPYGLGRTATHEIGHWLELFHTFQGGCTGGDQCADTPPVDNPNFGCATGHVSCGNVDQVENYMDYSDDPCFDRFTADQLGRMNSALTQFRSLMLDSMNAINAGLYGCLGITYCNSEATDSTGTEIRNVNIESLNNSSANNCTGYSDYTTSFPLLTQDSSYTLSVTTGHCTNGTAPNHEVKAYIDWDRNGSFADIGEEYLVKANGPAGTGTVTITVPSNAPLDRTGMRVIATDGGVTGPCASYLNGETEDYAIQIQAPPPSITSFSPTSGTVNSIVFIVGENFTSASEVKFNNTATSFFIVLSDDSIRVNVPFGSTTGPITVTSPTGSDVSAGIFTITTPQPAITNFTPQSGPVGTSVLIFGSNLGTVNQVRFNGVVAPGFNQSGNQVTVNVPTGATTGKIEIDNNVGTAQSANNFVVTFPPVSAGISGTATICDGNSSDLSINLAGTPPFDIVYTDGSNNFSVNNVNGPFPLLIPVSPSIGATTYTIVSVIDQNDTITAPDPAISGSAVITVNANPSSGSLSGNSTICDGDTTSITFNVLGGTGPYDISINNGLGQINGVSDGAIITVMPSNTSTYSLLSLSDDNNCSTSNFTGSGTVNVNTGPDANFTSSINKSTVTFTDQSVGAVSWLWNFGDSTTSTQQNPVHIYSHIGIKNVKLTSTHSNGCIDEISKNILILETTGLSGLGINENISIFPNPAKNSLNIDLNLNTPVKVEMEIISIEGKKMINIANSTLSDSHKMNIDINELPGGIYIMNFTLSDGRTLNTKFYKN from the coding sequence ATGAAATTTAATCTTTTACTAAGCACCTGCTTATGGATTGCGCTTTCAATAAGTGCCCACGGTCAGTCAAATCCTTTTGCCAAAAATATCCCTTCTCATAATGGGATACACCGATGTTTTTCGGATCAGATAGCTCATGAAGAATACAATACAAATCCAAGTTTCAGATTTGTGGTGGATAATGGATTTAGTCAGAATAAAAGCAATAACAATGCAAATGCGGTTCATAGATTCGCAGATAGTATTGTGCGTATTCCTGTAGTTTTTCATGTCATTCACAATGGAGGCGCTGAAAATATTGCTCTAAGCCAAATTGAAAGTCAAATAAGAATCCTTAACGAGGACTTCAGACGAATTCCTGGTACAAATGGTTTTGGACCTGGTGTTGATACTAAAATAGAGTTTTTCCTGGCTCAAAAAGATCCTAATGGGAATTGTACAGATGGCGTGGTTAGGGTCCAAAGCAGTCTTACCAATCACACCCCTTCTCAGGCTGCACAACTTAAAGCATTGAGCTGGTGGGATAATACCAGATATTTAAATTTCTGGGTAGTCAATACCATGGGAGGAGTTCTGGGTTATGCCACATTCCCCGGGGGCACTCCTGCATTGGATGGAATTGTTTGCGCTGATGAATATGTCGGAGATGAAGGGACATCTTCAGGAACAGGACCTTATGGCCTGGGTCGAACTGCAACGCATGAAATAGGGCACTGGCTCGAGCTATTTCACACTTTTCAGGGAGGTTGTACCGGTGGAGATCAATGTGCAGACACCCCACCAGTGGATAATCCCAATTTTGGATGTGCAACTGGCCATGTTTCATGTGGTAACGTGGATCAGGTAGAAAATTACATGGATTATTCTGATGATCCATGCTTTGATAGGTTTACAGCCGATCAGCTTGGACGAATGAATAGCGCACTTACGCAATTTAGGTCGTTAATGCTGGATTCTATGAACGCGATTAATGCGGGATTGTATGGTTGTCTTGGTATAACCTACTGTAATTCCGAAGCCACGGATTCCACAGGAACTGAAATTCGAAATGTAAATATAGAATCGCTAAATAATTCTTCAGCAAACAATTGCACAGGATACTCGGACTATACTACTAGTTTTCCTTTATTAACACAGGATAGTTCATATACTCTTTCTGTAACAACAGGACACTGTACAAATGGTACTGCACCAAACCATGAAGTAAAAGCATATATCGACTGGGATAGGAACGGGAGTTTTGCTGATATAGGGGAAGAGTATCTTGTAAAAGCCAATGGACCGGCCGGAACCGGTACGGTTACTATCACGGTTCCATCGAATGCACCACTCGACAGGACGGGAATGCGGGTGATCGCTACAGATGGTGGTGTTACAGGACCCTGTGCTAGTTATTTAAACGGGGAAACCGAAGATTATGCCATCCAAATCCAGGCGCCACCTCCAAGCATTACTTCATTTAGTCCTACTTCAGGTACGGTCAACTCTATTGTGTTTATAGTTGGTGAAAATTTCACCAGCGCAAGCGAAGTAAAATTCAATAACACCGCAACAAGTTTCTTTATTGTACTTAGCGATGACTCGATAAGAGTTAATGTACCTTTTGGAAGTACAACAGGGCCAATTACCGTTACGTCTCCAACAGGAAGTGATGTAAGCGCAGGAATATTTACAATAACAACTCCTCAACCGGCAATCACCAATTTCACACCGCAATCCGGTCCGGTAGGGACTTCGGTATTGATTTTTGGATCAAATCTTGGAACTGTCAACCAAGTCAGGTTTAATGGTGTGGTTGCGCCTGGTTTTAATCAATCCGGAAATCAGGTAACAGTGAATGTGCCAACAGGAGCAACTACAGGAAAAATAGAAATTGATAATAATGTGGGTACCGCACAAAGTGCTAATAATTTCGTAGTGACTTTCCCTCCTGTATCAGCAGGTATTTCAGGAACAGCCACCATTTGTGATGGTAACTCTAGCGATTTATCCATAAACCTCGCAGGTACTCCGCCATTTGATATCGTGTATACCGATGGAAGCAACAATTTTAGCGTAAACAATGTGAATGGACCTTTCCCATTATTGATTCCTGTTTCTCCATCAATTGGAGCAACAACATACACCATCGTATCTGTCATTGATCAAAACGATACAATTACCGCACCCGATCCGGCGATTTCAGGAAGTGCGGTAATTACGGTAAATGCAAATCCGAGTTCAGGATCACTTAGTGGTAACAGTACAATTTGTGATGGTGATACAACCAGTATTACATTTAATGTGCTCGGAGGTACAGGCCCTTATGATATCAGTATCAATAATGGCCTTGGTCAAATAAATGGAGTTTCCGATGGTGCCATAATCACCGTAATGCCCTCAAATACAAGCACTTATTCATTATTGTCTTTAAGCGATGATAATAATTGCAGTACAAGCAATTTTACGGGTTCAGGAACAGTAAACGTCAATACAGGACCGGATGCCAATTTCACATCCAGTATCAATAAAAGTACGGTGACTTTCACCGATCAATCCGTTGGTGCTGTTTCCTGGTTGTGGAATTTTGGAGATTCAACAACATCCACACAGCAAAATCCTGTGCACATTTACAGTCATATAGGAATTAAAAATGTAAAATTGACTTCTACTCATTCAAATGGATGTATTGATGAAATCAGTAAAAACATATTGATTCTTGAAACAACAGGGCTGTCGGGCTTAGGTATAAATGAGAATATCAGTATTTTCCCAAATCCGGCTAAAAACAGTTTGAATATCGATCTGAATTTAAATACACCAGTAAAAGTTGAAATGGAAATTATTTCAATTGAAGGTAAAAAGATGATTAACATTGCTAATTCAACTTTATCTGATTCACATAAAATGAATATTGATATTAATGAACTTCCAGGTGGTATTTATATCATGAATTTCACTTTGAGCGATGGTAGAACCTTAAATACAAAGTTTTATAAAAACTAA
- a CDS encoding T9SS type A sorting domain-containing protein: MRFKLLLNTSIVLFFSLSLLAQTNPFSESTPLNKDGYRLCYTSELAHEKYETDPAYRNKVDLENSGLLLNRKASSVPFSDSVIRIPVNFIVVHNGGAENISQAQIESQIRILNESYRKIPGTPGFGNGVDTKIEFFLAQKDPNGNCIDGIERHQSSLTVHNVGPQLSNTFPPMDYTKYLNVYVVTSIGTGGTIGYTYLANNNGGDQFNSIYIAHHAIGDIGTAGTVFPAISSGTVLAHEAGHWLNLLHVFEPQGSCPSGNCNTTGDFICDTPPQQSASPNGCNPANSCGTPNNINNYMDYGSDNCFNMFTNDQKNRMQAAITQHRPNLMDSTNAVDAGYYGCLGITYCQSQASNTSGTEIQNMTLTNVNKNTANECTGYSSFNTTFANVTQDSTYILSVTTGHCSGGTAPNHEVKAFIDWNRDGDFVDPGEEYLVKALGPSGTGTVSITVPGNAPLDRTGLRVIATDGGVIGPCATYAFGETEDYGIQVLAPPPTITSFAPASGPIGQLVYVTGDNFTGASSVTFNNTTTAAVTVISDDSLRVNVPANATSGPITVTTPIGSDVSAGSFNVTTQLPTVNTFSPDSGFVGDPVVIFGSNLGTVQQVFFNSTPVTSFTQPQGIEINTTVPPGATTGKIQVQNAVGIATSANDFIVRVPPTTASISGTSQVCDGTSANLTFNLTGTPPYDVVYTDGTNNFTLNNVNSLHVETVNPGIGATTYTIVSVSDTNKIVTAPNPAITGNATITVNANPSSASLSGTATICEGDTASITFNASGGSGPYDISINNGLGTFNNLPDGAIIDVNPSSTSTYSILTLNDNNGCSTNNFTGSASINVNAGPNANFNTAINKSIVTFTDLSVGAVSWLWDFGDSTSSTQQNPVHAYLHIGIKNVRLTSTNSNGCIDQITKNLLITEVSGFEGLGEGEIINIYPNPAENELTMDIRLNRAEKVSVDIVGIDGKKMMNIADSKDMNNHTIKLNVDDFPSGIYILKIELSNGRIFNTKFYKN, encoded by the coding sequence ATGAGATTTAAACTGCTACTTAATACTTCAATAGTTTTATTCTTTAGCCTTTCATTATTAGCTCAGACAAACCCTTTTTCAGAATCTACACCTCTGAATAAGGATGGTTATCGTTTGTGTTATACCTCAGAGCTTGCTCATGAGAAGTACGAAACCGATCCCGCCTATAGAAATAAAGTTGATCTGGAAAATTCCGGTCTATTATTAAATAGAAAGGCATCTTCTGTTCCATTTAGCGATAGTGTAATTCGCATTCCTGTTAATTTCATTGTTGTACACAATGGTGGTGCTGAAAATATCTCTCAGGCCCAAATAGAAAGTCAAATAAGAATTCTAAATGAGTCTTATAGAAAAATTCCCGGAACGCCGGGTTTTGGAAATGGAGTAGATACCAAGATTGAGTTTTTCTTGGCTCAAAAGGATCCAAATGGCAATTGCATTGATGGAATTGAAAGACATCAAAGTTCTTTAACAGTTCACAACGTTGGACCTCAGTTATCCAATACATTCCCTCCTATGGATTATACAAAATATTTAAATGTTTATGTGGTCACAAGTATTGGTACCGGTGGAACAATAGGATATACTTACCTTGCCAATAATAATGGCGGAGATCAATTTAATTCAATTTATATAGCTCACCATGCAATTGGTGATATTGGTACTGCGGGAACTGTTTTTCCTGCGATTAGTTCAGGAACAGTACTTGCACATGAGGCCGGGCATTGGCTGAATCTTTTACATGTATTTGAGCCACAAGGCTCTTGCCCTTCAGGCAATTGCAATACTACCGGAGATTTTATTTGTGATACCCCACCGCAACAGAGTGCCTCACCCAACGGTTGCAACCCTGCTAATTCATGTGGTACTCCAAATAACATTAATAATTACATGGATTACGGAAGTGACAATTGCTTCAACATGTTTACCAATGACCAGAAAAACAGAATGCAGGCAGCAATTACTCAACACAGACCAAATTTAATGGATTCAACAAATGCTGTTGATGCCGGCTATTATGGTTGTCTTGGCATCACCTATTGCCAGTCTCAGGCCAGCAACACCTCCGGAACAGAAATTCAAAATATGACATTAACCAATGTCAATAAAAACACTGCCAATGAATGTACAGGCTATTCATCCTTTAACACAACTTTTGCCAATGTTACCCAAGACAGTACCTATATTTTGTCGGTAACTACCGGACATTGCAGCGGAGGAACTGCTCCAAACCATGAAGTAAAGGCCTTTATCGATTGGAACAGAGATGGGGACTTCGTTGATCCGGGTGAGGAATATCTGGTTAAAGCTTTAGGACCTTCAGGAACAGGAACCGTTTCAATTACCGTACCCGGAAATGCGCCTTTGGATCGTACCGGTCTTCGTGTTATTGCCACGGATGGCGGTGTAATTGGTCCTTGTGCGACTTATGCCTTTGGAGAAACAGAGGATTATGGGATTCAGGTTTTGGCCCCACCACCAACCATTACATCATTTGCTCCTGCTTCTGGTCCTATTGGCCAATTGGTCTATGTCACCGGAGATAATTTTACTGGAGCTAGTTCCGTAACTTTCAACAATACGACAACAGCTGCAGTTACAGTAATTAGTGATGATTCATTGAGAGTAAATGTACCTGCTAATGCTACTTCCGGCCCGATTACAGTTACAACACCCATTGGTTCTGATGTAAGTGCAGGCAGTTTTAATGTTACCACACAATTGCCAACCGTAAATACATTTTCACCCGACTCCGGGTTTGTAGGAGATCCTGTCGTTATTTTTGGTTCTAATCTTGGAACGGTTCAGCAGGTGTTTTTCAATAGTACCCCCGTAACAAGCTTTACTCAACCACAGGGCATCGAAATAAATACAACAGTCCCTCCAGGTGCAACTACCGGAAAAATACAAGTGCAAAACGCAGTTGGTATTGCTACTAGTGCAAATGATTTTATTGTAAGGGTACCTCCTACCACAGCAAGTATCTCCGGTACAAGTCAGGTGTGTGATGGAACAAGTGCCAATTTGACTTTCAATTTGACAGGTACACCTCCATATGATGTAGTTTACACCGATGGTACCAATAACTTTACATTGAATAATGTAAACAGTCTGCATGTTGAGACGGTTAATCCCGGAATTGGTGCAACAACATATACCATAGTTTCCGTATCGGATACCAACAAAATTGTGACAGCTCCAAATCCGGCCATTACCGGAAACGCGACCATCACAGTCAATGCCAATCCGAGTTCAGCATCCCTGAGCGGAACTGCCACTATTTGTGAAGGAGATACTGCCAGTATAACATTTAATGCAAGTGGTGGATCAGGGCCTTATGATATTAGTATCAATAATGGACTTGGAACCTTCAATAATTTACCGGATGGCGCAATCATAGACGTAAATCCTTCAAGTACCAGTACCTATTCAATACTTACCTTAAATGACAACAATGGTTGCTCTACTAATAATTTTACAGGTTCAGCAAGTATAAATGTCAATGCTGGCCCCAATGCCAATTTTAACACAGCGATCAATAAAAGTATCGTCACATTTACCGATCTATCTGTCGGAGCGGTTTCGTGGCTATGGGATTTTGGGGATTCAACAAGCTCAACCCAACAAAACCCCGTACACGCCTATTTACATATTGGGATTAAAAACGTTAGACTTACTTCAACTAATTCAAATGGTTGTATTGATCAAATCACCAAGAATTTACTAATAACTGAAGTATCAGGTTTTGAAGGGCTTGGCGAAGGAGAAATTATCAATATTTATCCAAATCCTGCAGAAAATGAACTCACGATGGATATCAGGCTCAATCGTGCTGAAAAAGTAAGTGTTGACATAGTTGGCATTGATGGTAAAAAAATGATGAATATTGCTGATTCTAAGGATATGAATAATCATACAATTAAATTAAATGTGGATGATTTTCCCTCTGGTATCTATATCCTTAAAATTGAATTGAGCAATGGAAGAATTTTCAATACGAAGTTTTATAAAAATTAA
- a CDS encoding T9SS type A sorting domain-containing protein, with protein MIRQYLFLLFAFIFSNSTVKAQVNPFSKDIPKTPSGVHRCYTEQIAHSLYEQNPTFRNTVDYEVFNQSRNSGAIIARLFGDSVIRIPTVVHVIHNNGSENISKAQIESQIRILNEDFRRISGTNGFGPGVDTKFEFFLARKDENGQCTDGIVRVQSSNTNNGSDAAIKSTSPNWDPNKYLNIYVVNSLSGGTLGYAYLPASILSQPNLDGVVIADQYFGDQGTSGSGSYGFGRTTTHEVGHWLGLRHTFNGSCTGMTDSNCFSNATNPGSAGDGVCDTPPVNQPNFTCNTNANSCAENISILGGDANDMVQNYMDYTNDLCMDRYTQGQKDRMIAQVTQYRPLLLDSMNAVSAGYYGCPVTAAISGSDTVCVGEDATITFNLTGNPPFDIVFTDGSNNFTITGASNPHTEVITAAQGTFTYTIVSVTDQDSTKTAPDPSLSGSAEITALFTGANDATLSGTGSICEGDTSIINFSANGGTSPFDIEINNGVGSILGVANNSDILVTPSDTSTFTLLNVSDANGCMTTVFSSTASFNVTQSPNSFFLKSINKGIVTFNNSTSGASSYLWDFGDGNTSTQQNPVHAYLTTGQFTVSLTSTNNQSCSNTYSEIITISEISSIRGLLAGESFELYPNPVENQVQFRIQLNSEQNIKIEIYNVSSEQVAIQNSNVKAAEHNYLFKLEHFPSGIYIFKLSTEDGRVLNSKIYKK; from the coding sequence ATGATTCGACAATATCTTTTTCTCCTATTTGCTTTTATTTTTTCAAATTCAACTGTAAAGGCACAAGTAAACCCTTTTAGTAAGGATATCCCAAAAACACCTTCAGGTGTTCACAGATGTTATACCGAACAAATTGCACATTCGCTTTACGAGCAAAATCCTACCTTTAGAAATACCGTTGATTACGAAGTATTTAATCAATCCAGAAATTCAGGCGCAATCATTGCAAGACTATTTGGAGATAGTGTAATTCGCATTCCTACAGTGGTTCATGTGATTCACAATAATGGATCAGAAAATATTTCGAAAGCACAGATTGAAAGTCAGATTAGAATTTTGAATGAGGATTTTCGTCGAATTTCCGGCACCAATGGCTTTGGTCCTGGCGTAGATACAAAATTTGAATTTTTTCTTGCGAGAAAAGATGAAAACGGTCAATGTACGGATGGAATAGTAAGAGTGCAGAGTTCAAACACTAATAATGGTTCCGATGCAGCCATTAAATCAACTTCGCCGAATTGGGATCCGAATAAATACCTGAATATCTATGTTGTCAATAGTTTATCGGGAGGTACATTGGGATATGCTTATTTGCCTGCATCTATTTTAAGTCAACCCAATTTGGATGGTGTGGTAATCGCCGATCAATATTTCGGAGATCAGGGGACATCGGGCTCGGGTTCCTATGGCTTTGGAAGAACAACCACACATGAAGTAGGCCATTGGTTGGGTTTAAGACATACTTTTAATGGTTCTTGTACCGGTATGACTGATTCTAATTGCTTTAGCAATGCTACAAACCCCGGAAGTGCCGGTGATGGTGTTTGTGATACTCCACCGGTCAACCAACCTAATTTTACATGCAACACAAATGCAAATTCCTGCGCAGAGAATATTAGTATTTTAGGCGGTGATGCCAATGACATGGTTCAAAACTATATGGACTATACCAATGATTTGTGTATGGACCGTTACACACAGGGACAAAAAGACAGAATGATTGCCCAGGTGACTCAATACAGGCCTTTATTACTCGATTCAATGAATGCGGTTTCTGCAGGATATTACGGATGTCCTGTAACTGCAGCTATATCGGGTTCAGACACAGTCTGCGTGGGAGAAGATGCCACTATAACATTTAATTTAACAGGAAATCCTCCATTTGACATTGTTTTTACCGATGGTAGCAATAATTTCACAATTACCGGTGCCAGCAATCCTCATACGGAGGTTATCACAGCAGCCCAGGGCACATTTACATATACCATTGTATCAGTTACTGATCAGGATTCTACCAAAACTGCTCCGGATCCATCTTTAAGTGGCAGCGCTGAAATTACTGCTTTGTTTACCGGTGCAAATGATGCTACTTTAAGCGGTACTGGTTCCATTTGTGAAGGTGATACAAGTATCATTAACTTTTCTGCCAATGGAGGTACAAGTCCATTCGATATTGAAATTAATAATGGGGTCGGTTCAATTTTAGGTGTTGCAAATAATTCTGATATTCTTGTTACACCTTCTGATACTTCAACATTTACGCTTTTAAATGTTTCGGATGCCAACGGTTGTATGACAACGGTTTTTTCATCTACCGCCAGTTTTAATGTGACCCAAAGTCCAAATTCATTTTTCCTGAAATCTATCAATAAAGGAATAGTAACATTTAACAACTCAACTTCCGGAGCGAGTTCCTATTTATGGGATTTTGGAGATGGCAATACATCAACACAACAAAACCCGGTTCATGCTTATTTGACTACAGGACAATTTACCGTTTCATTAACAAGCACAAACAACCAATCCTGCTCAAATACCTATTCCGAAATCATAACAATATCAGAGATTTCATCCATACGGGGTCTTCTTGCAGGAGAGAGTTTTGAACTATACCCTAATCCTGTTGAGAATCAAGTCCAATTCAGAATTCAATTGAATTCAGAGCAGAATATTAAAATAGAAATTTACAATGTTAGTTCAGAGCAGGTTGCAATTCAAAACTCAAATGTAAAAGCTGCTGAACATAATTATTTATTTAAACTGGAGCATTTCCCTTCTGGAATTTATATATTTAAATTAAGTACAGAAGATGGTCGTGTATTAAATTCAAAAATCTACAAAAAGTAA
- a CDS encoding LPS-assembly protein LptD: MKITALILLCLLTIVGYSQSLEDESEIKPIPIQNETDSLIIDNTNISVFDSSLLNVDTLSADSIKSDSIASPKSDIKSTVFYSARDSIVTNILNKKAFLYGDAKVTYGDIELEADEIAINWELNELEANYTLDSAGEKVGKPVFKEGSQTFEADKIRYNFKTKKGIVSGVITQQGEGFVHGERVKVNEKNESFIDDALYTTCNLPDPHFRIRARKIKMIPEKRVITGPFNLVINDVPTPIGFAFGMFPIPKEKASGVIIPKYGESSDRGFFLRDGGYYWAVGDYMGLKFLGEIYTNGSWGTQFNNTYKKRYGFDGNLNFRFNKRIQGEDDEETILEDFWLKWRHSPVQKGTYGGRFSADVSLGSQNYNQRNSFNIDELQTATFNSNISYSKAIRNTPFSFNSSLRQSQNTRTGVMDVTLPDFNLSMARQSPFKKIRPLRKIEPLNKFNISYNGTFRNQLDNRLINTTSVQGIDVRNGVNEREGTDSDVFKANGDNFDLMWERKRIGARHTIPISTSMKIMKYFNLNPGFNYTERWYFQKLEYFDDFRNEGIRVDTLDGFFRTGEWSTSTGVTTRLYGTFFFPKFKGLEAIRHTMIPNISGSYRPDFSKTSNAYQEVIINDTTGETKNLSVFQNGIFGVPAAGESASLNFSLTNILEAKVKKKKDTTDSFDKVKLLENLNISSGYNFAAEEFGFSNFNVTARTKIGPFDINSNATIDPYVYKLDSIVDDVVYQTKRERYFWNEGFKLSQQVRRYSVNISTKFNPKSFKGGAKPEEESLEDEIPLEELTIQEQEELRYIEENPDLYVDFTIPWNLGLRYTLNRSKNGFEEAVVTQNLQFNGDVKLTNKWKVGFRSALDITKGEFSTTSISIYRDLHCWQMSLNWIPFPSRRASFTFDINVKASILQDMKLSKRNSWYDR; the protein is encoded by the coding sequence TTGAAAATAACAGCTCTAATTTTACTATGCCTCCTCACCATTGTCGGTTATTCTCAAAGCCTTGAGGACGAGAGTGAAATTAAGCCTATTCCTATTCAAAACGAAACTGACAGCCTAATTATTGACAATACTAATATAAGTGTTTTTGACAGCAGTCTGCTTAATGTTGATACATTAAGCGCTGACAGTATAAAAAGCGATAGTATTGCCAGTCCTAAAAGTGATATTAAATCGACAGTATTTTACAGTGCAAGAGATTCAATCGTTACAAATATTCTAAACAAAAAGGCATTTCTGTACGGCGATGCTAAAGTAACTTATGGCGATATTGAGCTTGAAGCAGATGAAATCGCTATCAACTGGGAATTAAATGAGCTTGAAGCGAATTATACTTTGGATTCTGCAGGTGAGAAAGTCGGCAAACCGGTTTTTAAAGAAGGAAGTCAAACTTTTGAAGCCGACAAAATCCGCTATAATTTCAAAACTAAAAAGGGCATAGTATCCGGTGTAATTACACAACAAGGTGAAGGTTTTGTCCATGGTGAAAGAGTAAAAGTGAATGAAAAAAATGAATCTTTTATCGATGATGCCTTATACACTACCTGCAACCTGCCCGATCCGCATTTCAGAATTAGGGCAAGAAAAATTAAAATGATACCCGAAAAACGCGTGATCACGGGCCCTTTTAATCTTGTAATCAATGATGTGCCTACGCCAATTGGATTTGCTTTTGGAATGTTTCCAATTCCCAAGGAAAAAGCCTCCGGTGTAATAATTCCAAAATACGGTGAATCATCGGACAGGGGATTCTTTTTGAGAGATGGGGGCTATTATTGGGCCGTCGGAGATTATATGGGACTAAAGTTTCTCGGAGAAATTTATACCAATGGATCCTGGGGGACCCAGTTTAACAATACCTACAAAAAACGCTATGGATTTGATGGCAATCTCAACTTTAGATTTAATAAAAGGATTCAGGGCGAAGACGATGAAGAAACAATTCTCGAAGATTTCTGGCTAAAATGGAGACATAGCCCGGTTCAAAAAGGAACTTACGGTGGGCGATTTAGCGCAGATGTAAGTCTGGGTTCACAAAATTACAACCAGCGGAATTCATTTAATATTGATGAGTTACAGACTGCCACGTTTAATTCGAATATTTCCTATAGCAAGGCCATTAGAAATACGCCTTTTTCATTCAACTCATCATTAAGACAATCACAAAATACAAGAACTGGGGTTATGGATGTTACCTTACCTGATTTTAACTTATCGATGGCAAGACAAAGTCCTTTTAAGAAGATTCGACCTCTTCGGAAAATTGAACCCCTCAATAAATTCAATATCAGCTACAACGGAACTTTTAGAAATCAATTGGACAATCGATTAATTAATACGACAAGTGTGCAGGGAATTGATGTGAGAAATGGTGTCAATGAGCGGGAAGGAACGGATAGCGATGTATTTAAAGCAAATGGAGATAATTTTGACTTAATGTGGGAAAGAAAAAGAATTGGTGCCAGACATACCATTCCCATTAGTACAAGTATGAAAATAATGAAGTATTTTAATCTGAATCCCGGTTTCAATTATACTGAGCGCTGGTATTTTCAGAAATTAGAGTATTTCGATGATTTCAGAAATGAAGGAATACGTGTAGATACACTCGATGGATTTTTCAGAACCGGAGAATGGAGTACTTCAACTGGTGTTACAACCCGTCTTTATGGAACTTTCTTTTTTCCAAAATTTAAAGGTTTGGAGGCCATCAGACATACAATGATCCCCAATATCTCCGGTTCATACCGTCCTGATTTTTCAAAAACATCAAATGCCTATCAGGAAGTCATAATAAATGATACCACAGGTGAAACGAAAAATTTATCGGTTTTTCAAAATGGAATATTTGGTGTTCCTGCTGCAGGTGAAAGTGCCAGTTTAAATTTTAGTCTTACAAACATCCTGGAAGCCAAAGTCAAAAAGAAAAAAGATACAACCGACAGTTTTGATAAAGTAAAACTTCTGGAAAACCTGAATATTTCTTCCGGATACAACTTCGCAGCGGAAGAGTTTGGGTTTAGTAACTTTAATGTAACAGCCCGAACCAAAATCGGCCCTTTCGACATTAACAGTAATGCTACCATTGACCCCTATGTTTACAAATTGGATTCCATAGTAGATGATGTGGTTTATCAAACCAAACGCGAAAGATACTTTTGGAATGAAGGTTTTAAACTAAGCCAACAGGTGAGGCGATACAGCGTAAACATAAGTACGAAATTTAATCCCAAATCCTTTAAAGGCGGAGCAAAACCGGAAGAAGAATCGCTTGAAGATGAAATTCCTCTGGAAGAATTAACCATTCAGGAGCAAGAAGAACTTAGATATATTGAAGAAAACCCCGACCTCTATGTAGATTTTACCATTCCGTGGAACCTGGGTTTGAGGTACACACTTAATCGCAGTAAAAATGGTTTTGAAGAAGCAGTGGTAACTCAGAATCTTCAGTTTAATGGAGATGTTAAACTCACAAATAAATGGAAAGTCGGGTTTAGATCTGCTTTGGATATCACAAAGGGTGAATTTTCAACAACAAGCATATCCATATATCGGGATTTACATTGTTGGCAGATGAGTTTGAACTGGATTCCTTTTCCATCGAGAAGAGCTTCCTTTACATTTGACATAAATGTTAAGGCTTCGATTTTGCAGGATATGAAATTGAGTAAAAGAAACTCTTGGTATGATCGATAG